In the genome of Artemia franciscana chromosome 20, ASM3288406v1, whole genome shotgun sequence, the window gatataatctggcgtaacagacaaagtgtaacagacataacccacagacaacttatttttatatatatagatttattgcAATGTCTCTTGCTTCAGTAAATGAAAAGTCTCTAGCTACAGTTTATGCAATGTTAATGCAACATCTCTTGTCGCAGTTAATGCAATGTGTCTTGCTTCAGTTAATTCAACGTCTCTTGCTGCAGTTATTGGAATTTCTTTTGGTGCGGCTAATGTGATTTCTCTTCCTGCATTTAACGCAATTTTTATTACTGCAGTTAATGCAACGTTTCTCTCTGCAGTTAATGCTATCTTTCCTCCTCCAGTTAATAAAACGTCTCTTGCTGCAGATAATGCAATGTATCTTGCAGCAGTTAATGTAATGTCTCTTACTGTATTTATTGCAATGTCAATTGTTGCAGTAAATAAAATGTCCTTAGCTGCAGTTAATGCATTTTCCGTTTATACTGTTAATGTAACGTCTCTTGTCGCAGTTAATGTAATGTGTCTTGCTGAAGTAAATGCAACGTCTTTTATTACAGTTATTGCAATTTCATTTGCTGCGGCTAATGCTATGTCTCTTGCTGAACCTAATGCAACGTTTCTTACTGCAGTTAATGCAACTTTTCTTGCTACAGTTTTTGCAATGTCTTTCGCTCCAATTAATGCAACGTCTCTTGCTTCATGAATGCAACGTCTCTTGCTGCAGTTAATGCACTTGCTGCAGTTAATGCACTTGCTGCAGTTAATGTAACGTGTCTTTATTCATTAACCGAATAGTCAATTGCTGCATTTAATGCAACCTCTCGTGCTGCAGTTAACGCAATGTCTTACTGCATTTAATGCAGCGTCTCTTGCCGCAGTTAATGCAACGTTTCTtgctatctatatatatataaataagttgtctgtctgttatgtctgttacgccagattatatcttaaaataagttgtatgtttttttgtattgagggtttgcatatgacgtctgaaaaataaagaagaaaaagaaaactgaaaaaagaaaaatggtaaaaaactaaaaagaaaaaactaaataaaaactaaaaaataaaaaaaaaattaaaaaaagaaaaaacttaaaaagaaaaaatgtaaaaaaaataaaaaaataaaaaggtaaaaaactaaaaagaaaaaaaactaaaaaagctaaaaaactaaaaaaagaaaaaactaacaaagaactgggaattgcacaaatatttcaatatattttgacaaaagattaaggtaattcgaaaaccttaaaacagatacccaaaatttgaggtttattataaattgttggagctttagcttgcttggcacgtagagatttttccaagtgccaatgttagaatgaacattgacaaattaaagaaaacaaatcaataaaaagaaaaaacttaaaaaagaaaaactaaaaaagaaaaaaactaggaaaagaaaaaactaaaaaagaaaaaaaaatgaaaaagaaactgtatctatatatctatataaatgacgactgggacactcaaagagaaattacagtctgggataccgggacacaaatgacgaccgggacacagggaatataaatgacgaccaggacacagacatagggaatataaatgacgaccgggacactcaaagagaaagcgaccgggacacaaggaatgttcgattagcaatcaccatcaacaaagcgccgggacacaaatgacgaccgggacacaggggatataaatgacgaccaggacactcaaagagaaattacagaccgggacaccggaacataaatgacaaccgggaaaaaatgacgaccgaaacaccgggacacagggaatataaatgacgacctggacactcaaagagaaattacagactgggacaccgggacacagggaaacaacaacaacggggacgccggggggcacagggggatatataaatgacgacggggacacagggaatgtttgattagcaatcaccatcaacaaagctcaagggcaatcattagaataatgaggtatagatctgaatacagattgtttttcccatagacaattatatgttgcatgttcaagagtcggtaaacctgacaatttatttatatacacagacaatgggacagccaagaatgttgtatattcgcaagttgtacgtagttaaaaatatatgtatatatctatctatattcacaggtgggacacagggacacaactacaatggcgcgtagcgtaactaatatggcgcttaacgacttacgtgcgcggggggcttggggggggggttcgaagtgccccccaccaactaggggttggggtggcacgaagcgccaccccaacagctagtagttaATACAATTGTTTTACTTCAGTTAATGCAAAGTGTCTTGATGCAGTTAATGCAATATTTCTTGCTGTAGTTAATGCAATATCTCTTATTGTAGTTAATGCAACGTCTCTTACTGGTTTTAATGCAATATATCACTGTGCAGTTAATGCTGCGTCTCTAACTGCAATTATTGCAATGTCTCTTGCTGCAGTTAGTGCAAAGTATCTTGCTGCAGTTAATGTAATGTCTCTTGCTTCAGTTAATGTAGTTTCTCGAACTGCAAATAATGCAATATCTCTTGCTGCAAATAGTGCAAACTCTCTTACTGCAGTTGATGCAATGTCTCTTACTGCAGTTGATGCAACGTCTCCTGGTTCAGTTAATGCAATTTCTCTTGCTACAGTTAATGCAATGTCTCTCACTCCAAGTAATGGAATTTCTCTTGCTGCAGTTAATGCAATGTCTCTTGCTACAGTTAATATAATGTCTCTTGCTGCAGTTACTACAATGTCTATTGCTGCAGTTAAAGAAATATGTCTAGCTACAGTTAATGCAACGTCTCTTGCTGCAGTTCATGCAATGTGTCTTTCTGTAGTTAATGCAATATGTCTTGCTGCACTTAATGCAATATCTCTAGCTTCAGTCAACGCAACGTCTCTTGCTGCAGTTAATGCAGCGTCTCTTGCTGCATTCAATGCAACGTCTCTTCCAGCAGTTAATGCAATGTCTCTTAATGCAATGTCGTAATGCAAGGCAATGCAGCAATATCTCTTGCTGCATTTAATGCAAAATCTCTTGCTGCAGTTAGTACAACATCTCTATCTGCAGTTATTGCAATATCTCTTGCTGCAGTTAACACAATTTGTCTTGTTGCTTTGATGCAAGGTCTCTTCCAGTTAATGCAATGTCTCTTGTTACAGTTAGTGCAATCTCTCTTGCTGCAGTTAATGCAACGTCTCTTGCTGCAGTTAATGTAATGTCTCTTGCTACAGTCAATGCAACGTCTCGGCTAAAGCTAAAGCAAGATCTCTTGCTGCATTTAATGCAACGTCTTTTGCTGCAGTTGATGTAACTTGTCTTGTTGCAGTTAATGCAGCATCTCTTGCTGCAGTCAATGTATTTTGTCTTGTTGCAGTTGATGCAACGTATCTTGCTTCATTTAATGCAATGTCTATTGCTGCAGTTAATGCAATGTCTCTTACTTCAGTTAATGCAACGTCTCTTACTGCAGCTAATGCAATGTCTCTCGCTCTAGTTATTGCAGTGTGTCTTGCTGCAGTTAATGCAATTTATCTTGTTGCAGTTAATGCAACGTCTCTTTCGCAGTTAATACAATGTGTTTTTCTGCAGCAAATGCAATGTGTCTTCCTGCAGTTAATGCAATGTCACTCTTCGCGTTTAATACACTGTCTTGCTACAGTTGATGCAATATGTATCCTGCTGCAGTAAAGGCAATTTCTCTTGCTGCAGTATATGCTTTGTTTCTTGCTTCATTTAATTTAGTGTCTGCAGAAGAGCTGTAGCTGAAAACTAATTGTTTGTTCtgcatttttcattttgttttgaacGCTCTTTAGCTTTTCTTTCGTATTCGTCAAATTTTTTCATGTCTAATTTTAGACCTCTTTCCTCGCACATGAGTTTTGTTATTGAAACTGGTAAGCCGTGTGTATCTTTTAAAGTCCAAGCAATTTCTACAGGAAAGATTTTTGTTCCTTCGagcttttcaacattttttttgaaaacgctaCTTCCGTGCGTGAGAGTTTTACGGAATTGTTCTTCTTCggcatttataattttttcgatccttttgggatttttttgtaGCTCAGGGAAGGTTTTTCCTAACATCTTTACAACAACATGGACCAAAGATCCGAAAGAAGTTTCCTCGAACTTTAGTATTTCGGTTGCATAGTATACACCACGACGTAAAATTTTCCGGAGAACATATTTTCTTCCAGTGTTACCTGGAGATAAGGTTTCATCGTCAGAAAAGGCTATAGTTAAGCATCGTATGTGGTCTGCAACTATTCTGTAGGCCATATTTACACAATCTTTATCCTTGGCCCCATGAATTTCTTCGTATTTCTTTTTGATGTTAGACTTTTGTTCAATTGCATTAAACAAAGGAGTAAAAAGATCCGTATTGTAGTTAGATCTCTTTTTTTGGACAATGGAGACTAATCGTTCTAGCCCCATGCCACAATCAACATGTTGTTTTGGCAACAACGTCAGGCGGTTGTCACAGTCTTTGTTGTATCTTATAAATACAATGTTCCATAGTTCTATAACATCCGGGTCTCCTGTGTTTACAAGTTTAGCTGCATTTCTATCTCCAATCCTGTCGTAGTGAATTTCGCTGCAAGGACCACAGGGACCAGTCTGTCccatttcccaaaaattttcgtGATAACCTTTGACgatgtatttttgaatttggtttTCATCAAGGTGTTTCGAATATATTTTCTTCCAAATATGGAAAGATTCGATGTCAGTTTTGAGACTCAAGGATTCGTCACCACCAAAATATGTAACGTAAAGacgttttttttcaagctttaacTCTTCGGTTAAAAATTCCCAAGCCCATGTGTACATCTCTTCTTTGGAATAGTCTCCAAAGGACCAATTTCCTAACATCTCAAAGAACGTGTGGTGATAATTATCCTGGCCAACATCTTCGAAATCATTGTGCTTACCACCAGCACGAATACATTTTTGGGTATTGACTACACGAGTAAATTTTACCATGTCTGTTTCACCCTTGATTATAGGCACGAATTGATTCATGCCCGAGTTTGTGAACGAGTTTTTGAGACCAAGACCCTCATGTGGGATGACTGAAGATCCCTTTATAAAATTGtggtctttttttaaaaaaaaattaataaaagtttgCCGCACCTGACAGGCAGTCAAATCCTTCTGATCCTGTGAAGCTGGATGAACGACAGTGTTTTCCTTGTTATCTGGCTCGGTTTTCTTCATAAGGAAATGATAAAAATCTTTACACCTTTGCCACATTTGAACGATTCTTTGACGTACATTTTGATCATTCTTGTCTTCCTTCAGTGCCAGTGAGGCTGGATAAATAATTTCCTCATGATTTGGTTTGGGCTCCTTTTTCTTCCTGTCTTTATCATTTCtggtttttctatatttttttattacccaCCAGATGGCACATCCAACACCTGCACCtactaaaagttttttacttataGTCATTATAAGTTAGGACTTAGACTACGGACTACCgagttatattttgaatatgacATCATGATGGTTATGCATTTATGATGTTATATTAATCATTAAAAGCTGCTTTGATGTTAATGCAATTGGAAAATATTATTAGCTGAAACGACGTCAAAGTGATGTAAAGTCAAAGTTAAGTTGCGATTTGTATAATATTcttctatagaaaaaattttgcCCACCAGATGGCACATCCAACACCTGCACCtactaaaagttttttacttataGTCATTATAAGTTAGGACTTAGACTACGGACTACCgagttatattttgaatatgacATCATGATGGTTATCCATTTATGATGTTATATTAATCATTAAAAGCTGCTTTGATGTTAATGCAATTGGAAAATATTATTAGCTGAAACGACGTCAAAGTGATGTAAAGTCAAAGTTAAGTTGCGATTTGTATAATATTcttctatagaaaaaattttgcCGCTAAAGGAGTTAGTCTCAATTTCGAGTATTTGTGTCATTCCCAGAGCTTccataaatgaaatgaaattataGTTCTTCTACATTAAGTAAGTAGTTTTTAGAGTCATGCCACTGatccccgtcccaaaccaagtAACTAGCCACACCAGGGATCAAAACCGTAGATGAAGAATTCTCAACCCAGCGCCccaaccacttagccaggacgGTTCAACAAAGGAGGTAAAGGATACAGCACTAAAGTTTCTGAAGTCCGAACCTATCTGATTATGATCTATTACAATTCTTCTCTAATGACTTTACATCAACTAAAATACTATTGTGATTGTagccaatttttaaatttctgatagcgtaaaaaaattccacaattaTGGAAACAGGCTATGATAAGGACTTTACCAAATGAAACATTTAAAGCGTGGCTTTGAATATCATCATTCCGCCTCTCTTATTCTTTATATTCTCAAAAATATATGACAGACTCTTTGCTGACATcgaagattaagaaaaaagtctGCTCTTATAACCATGAGGCTATTCGAGATCTTCAAATCCACTTCTAATTCGTATCACTTTCATTATATTATTCGCTTCattaaaaacttctttaaaagcCCAATGCAACGTTTATTCTAACTTTCATTGATCAAAATACCAGAGGCTAGATAGTGTTGATTTACTATTGATGTTTACTCTGTTGAtgttaattctaatttttaggAAATATCTTCGTGAACATTAGtatataagaaccatatatatatttagggTATAAGTTACAACGATATCCCTGGGGCCCTAGGTTTTTTTAAACGAGAGGTTCGTTAACTGACCTTTTAACAGTTATTAACAGAATAGCTAgctcaaatttttatctgatgattTAGTGGAAAAAGGCTTGGATGGGTAAGTTTAGTTGCCTCTGATCTTTTTCAGACAGTCCGTGGTAACAAGCGGACCGGCTCAATGGCAACCAAAAcccttaaaaaactaaattttgataccaagagtTACACcacaagaattaaatttttatgctgattttaaatatataagttttatcaagtttagcgtcacccatcagaagttacgagcctcagaaatttttttctggcgcgaagcaccacacCAACAACTaattggtgggggtgcttcacccccccaaagccccctcCGCGCCCTTAAGTTATTACGTgccgtattagttacgcgctattgtagttgtgtccctttgtcccacttgtgaatgtagatagatatatacttgctgttggggtggcgccaccccaacacctagttggtgggtgcgtttcgcgcccccaagctcccccgcgcccgtaagtcgttacgcgccatattagttacgcgccattgtagttgtgtccctgtgtcccacctgtgaatatagataggtatatatatgttcttaactacg includes:
- the LOC136040016 gene encoding uncharacterized protein LOC136040016, with the translated sequence MNATSLAAVNALAAVNALAAVNVTFNATSLTGFNAIYHCAVNAASLTAIIAMSLAAVSAKYLAAVNVMSLASVNVVSRTANNAISLAANSANSLTAVDAMSLTAVDATSPGSVNAISLATVNAMSLTPSNGISLAAVNAMSLATVNIMSLAAVTTMSIAAVKEICLATVNATSLAAVHAMCLSVVNAICLAALNAISLASVNATSLAAVNAASLAAFNATSLPAVNAMSLNAMS
- the LOC136039875 gene encoding alanine--tRNA ligase, cytoplasmic-like; protein product: MTISKKLLVGAGVGCAIWWVIKKYRKTRNDKDRKKKEPKPNHEEIIYPASLALKEDKNDQNVRQRIVQMWQRCKDFYHFLMKKTEPDNKENTVVHPASQDQKDLTACQVRQTFINFFLKKDHNFIKGSSVIPHEGLGLKNSFTNSGMNQFVPIIKGETDMVKFTRVVNTQKCIRAGGKHNDFEDVGQDNYHHTFFEMLGNWSFGDYSKEEMYTWAWEFLTEELKLEKKRLYVTYFGGDESLSLKTDIESFHIWKKIYSKHLDENQIQKYIVKGYHENFWEMGQTGPCGPCSEIHYDRIGDRNAAKLVNTGDPDVIELWNIVFIRYNKDCDNRLTLLPKQHVDCGMGLERLVSIVQKKRSNYNTDLFTPLFNAIEQKSNIKKKYEEIHGAKDKDCVNMAYRIVADHIRCLTIAFSDDETLSPGNTGRKYVLRKILRRGVYYATEILKFEETSFGSLVHVVVKMLGKTFPELQKNPKRIEKIINAEEEQFRKTLTHGSSVFKKNVEKLEGTKIFPVEIAWTLKDTHGLPVSITKLMCEERGLKLDMKKFDEYERKAKERSKQNEKCRTNN